In bacterium, the sequence GGCCTTGTCGGACTTGTCCTTGGGGACCGAGATGGCGGTGCCGTCCTCGACCAGCTTGAAGGGGATGCGCTCTTCTTGCAGCTTGGCGGCCGCTTCGCCAGCGGAGAGCTGCGACATGCGCCGGTAGAGCACCACGTCGTTCTTGTTGAGTTGCTCCTCGGTGGGCTGCTTCTTGCCGCCGCCGCCGATCGCCATGCCGATAAACAGGGTGATCACGATCAGCAAGACCGGCACGCCGGCCATGATGCCGATGCGGACCGGTGGGGGGAAGCGGTTCAGGAAGTCGAGCATGGCTCTGGGCGCCTCAGGGTGGGGGTTAGATCTGCATGTTCATCAAGGTCTGGTAGCTGGACGCGACCTTGTTGGTGACGGCGGACATCAGGTGGAGCTGCGCTTCGGCCTTGGCCTGCTCGATCATCACCTGGTGGGCGTCCACGTCCTTGCGGCCGAGGGCGAAGTCGAGACCCGTGTCCACGGCCTTCTGGTCCTGGGCCGAGACGCCGTCGACGGCCTCGGTCAAGAAGTCCGCGAAGCTGCGGCCGTTGGTGGCGTCCGTCTTCTGGCCGAAGCCGTCGATGGTCGCGTCGCCGAACTCGGGGTTGGTGTCGATCGAGAAATCGAGCGACGGGAACTCCGGGAAGCCGGCGCCGATGCCGGGCGTTGACCGGTTGAGACCGGGCATGAAGTTCTGGTTGACCAGCATGGGCCTTCCTCCTTAAAAACCTTAGCGGCCGATCTCGAGGGCCTTCTGGTGCATGTTCTTGCCCGCGTTGAAGGCGGTGACGTTGGCGTCGAAGGCGCGCTGAACGGTGATCATGTCGACCATCTCGGTGACGATGTTGACGTTGGGCATCCGCACGAAACCGTTGGCATCCGCGTCGGGGTGGCCCGGCTTGTAGACCAGTTCGCCGGGCGTCGCGTCGCGGACGGTGCCTGCGACCTGCACGCCCTTGCCCATGCCCGTCTCCTCGTCGAGGATCTGCTGGAAGACCGGGATCTGGCGCTGGTAGGGGCCGCCCTCGGCGGTGCGCGTCACGTTGGCGTTGGCCATGTTGTTGGAGATGGCCTCCAGCCAGAAGCGGTTGGCGGTCATGGCGCTCGCGCCGGTGTCGAATACCTTGTGAAGGCTCATTCGCTCCTCCTACTCTACTTCTGGTCGGTGATGAACTTGAAGGTGCGGTACTGGGTCGCGATCTGGGTCGCGAGGGTGTTGTACTTCTCGACCGACTGGACCAGCTGGCTCATCTCGTGCTCCAGCGACACGCCGTTGCCGTCGCGGCGCATGCCCTGCCCCTTGGTGGCGGTGGTCGACGGCTTGAAGGTTTCGAGCATGTCGTCGGTGGGGCGCGCGGCCGAGCCGAAGAGGTTGGTGAAGGGATCCTGCGCCTCGGCAACACCGGGGGAAGGCTCCGAGTCGATGGCCGAGATCAGCGCATCCTCGAAGCGCACGTCCTGGCGGGCGTACTGCGGCGTGTTGATGTTGGCGATGTTGTTGGCCTGGGCGGCAAACCGGGCGGCGAAGCCGTCCATTGCGCGCTCGAGACCTCGGACCTCACGACTGATCACGTGGCTACCCTCCGTTCGGGGAGTGTTCCCCAGTCTCAGTATGGCGCAAGAGCGGCAAGCGGTCGGTGCGTTATGTACATGAGCGAGCCCCTGTCTGGCTTGTACCCAGACAAGGGCCGGATCGTTGTAAACCTTGGATTAAGCTTGTCCGCTCGTTTCCGACTACCAACTAATAAAGTCGTCGAGGCTCTTCTTCTTGCCGAGCTTCTGGCGCAGCTGCTCCAGGGCGCGGCGGTGGATGCGGCTCACCCACGACTCCGACAGGCCCAGCTTCTGGCCGATCTCGTTGAAGGACATCTTCTGGAAGTAGTAGCACCGCAGGGTGGTGCGCTCCTGCACCGGCAGCTGCTCGATGGTCAGGCGCAGGAGCTGCTGCAGCTCTTCGAGCTCCATGTCGTGCTGGATGGTGTCGGCAGCGCCGAGCTGGTTGAGCAGCGAGAAGCTCTCTTCGCCGTCCGAGCCCTGGGGGGCGTCTAGCGAGAGGATGTACGAGTAGGTCAGCTGCTGGATCTGGTTGACCAGGACGGTGGCGTCCGATTCGGCCTGCTCGCCGTCGTTGAGGATGGCCTCCTCTTCGGCCTGGGCCATGGCGGCCTGCACCCGCTGGCTCTTGGGCACGGTGGGCAGCTTGGGCAGGTTGTCGAGGATGGCGCCCTTGATGTAGTAGGTCGCGAAGGTCTCGAACTTGACGCCACGCTCGGGGTCGAAGCGCTCGGCCGCAGCCATCAGGCCCATCACGCCGTCGGAGACCAGGTCTTCCATGTCGTAGTGACGCGGCAGTTTGGTCGAGATGCGGCGCGCGATCGCCCGGACCATCGGCATGTACTGCTTGATGGCGGCATTGTCGAGGCTGCGCTTCCCCTCTAGCGAGGCAGGCTTTTTTAACACGACCACTCCACTGTCTTACTCTTGGGCGCTCTGCCCTTGCTGGCGCGTGAGCTGCGCCACCAGCTGCTCAACCAGGGCGTTCCCGCCACTGGTGGCGTAGTGCTTGCCGAGCGCCTGGTCGAAGAAGTCCATGAACATTCCAGCCTGCTCGCCTGAGAACAACCCGCCCTCCTCTCCGGAGTCTTCGGGGCGCATCTGGGAGAACACCTGGGCATAGAGGTAGCTCGCGAAGCTCTCCGCCGCTTCCCTCTTTTCTTTTTGTTGTACCTCGACAGGGGCCGAAGGTAACCTCCCCTCGCTCGTCAGGCCGGAGATCGGCCCAAAGGGCAGCCGAGGCGGTTGTGGCAGGCCGTTGATGTCCATGGCCGTTGGCTCCTAGATGATCTCGAGCTGGGCGTTGAGGGCGCCGGCGGCCTTGACCGCCTGCATGATGGAGATCATGTCGCGGGGGGTGGTCCCCAGGGCGTTGAGGGCCCGCACCAGCTGGCCGAGGGTCGTTCCCGACTCGAAGACGACGCTCTTGGCTTTCTGTTCGTCCGCGGTGATGGTCGACTCGGTGGTGACGGCGGTGCCGCCGCCCGAGAGGGCATTGGGCTGGGAGACGGTCTGCTTGGTGTCCACCCGCACGATCAGGTTGCCGTGCGAGACCGCCACGGCCCCGATCCGGACGCCGGAGCCCAGGATCACCGTGCCGCTGCGCTCGTCGATCACGACCTTGGCGATGGCGTCCGGCAGCACCGAGACCTGCTCGATGCGGGCGATGAGATCCACCAGGTTGTCCCGGTACGAGGTGTTGACGTAGACCCGGACGGTGCCGGCGTCCACCGCCTGGGCCATGCCGAGCTGGGACTTGGTGATGGTGCTTGCGACCCGCGAGGCGGTCACGAAGTCGGGCTGGGCCAGGTTGACGAACATGAAGCCGTTGGCGTCCAGCATGGTGACGGGCACCTCGCGCTGGACGATGCCGCCGTTCGGGATCCGGGCGACCAGCGTCTGGTTCTTGCGGACCTGGCTGCCGTTGGCCTCGACGCCGAAGCCGCCCGTCGAGAGCGCGCCCTCGGCGGTGACGTAGACCTTGCCGTCCGGCCCGCGCAGCTCGGCGCCGATCAGGACCCCGTCGGCGAGGCTCTTGGCGTCGCCGATGGAGGCGACCGTCACGTCGATCTTCTGGCCCGGCTTTACGAAGGGGGGCAGGTTGGCCCGCACGGCCACCACCGCCACGTTCTTGACGCGGATCCGCTCCTGGGGGATGTAGACCCCCGAGTTCATGATGAAGTTCTTGAGCACCCGGTCGGTGAAGCCGGTCGAGACGGTGTCGCCCGATTGGTTGAGGCCGATCACGAGGCCCATGCCCTGCAACTGGTTGTCGGTGGCACCCTGGATGCTGGCGATGTCCTTGAGACGCAGGGGCGTGCCGCCCCTGAGGGCCTGGGCGTCGCTGGGAGCGCTCAGGCCGAGGGGCAGGGCGATCGCGAGGAAGAGGGCGAGGATTTTGCGCATGGGAGGCTTCCTGCTTAGAACAGCCAGTTGAACAGGCGGGAGAGAATGCCGGGGGTGGCCTTGGCCGAGGCCGAGCCCGTGCCGCGGAAGTCGACCTGGAGGTTGGCGACCTTGGTGGACTGGATCTGGTTGGCGCCGTCGATGTCGTAGGGGCGCACGGTGCCCGAGATCACGACGGTGCTCTCTTCGTCGTTGACCCTGAGGCGCTTCTCGCCTGCCAGGCGGAGGCTGCCGTCCGGCAGGATCTCCTGGATGGTGGCGGCGACCAGGAGGGTGACGGTGTCGGCGCGCTTGGTCACCCCGTCGCCCTGGAACTCGTTGCGGCCGTTCAGATCGAAGGAGCTCTTGGTCGCTCTCGGGAGCAGGCTGCCGAAGTCCCAGCTGGCCTGGGTCCGGCCCTGCTTGGAAGCCTTGGTGGTCGCCCCGGAGCTTGCGATCATGTTCTCGGTGACGAGCACCGTCACGAGGGCGCCGGGGCCGAGGGTCGAGCGGCGATCGCCCAGACGATCGGTCAAGAAGCCGCCCGCGTCCTCGGTGTAGAGGCTGTCGGCGAGCGCCGGCGCGCTCACGCCGGGCGCAAGCAGCAAAGCAGCCATCAAAGCAAGAACCATCCGTCGCATGTCGAACCCTTTTTAATTCTGGCCCGAGGGGCCTTCTTCGAGGCGAACCTCGACCTCGTCGATCCCCGTCACCCGCGCCACGTAGTCCTTCCGGGAGTCGGGGTTGTACACCCGCACCAGCTGGCCCATGGCGCCGTCGGCGACCGCCTGCCCACGTGTCACGATGACGAGCTCCCCGCTGACGAGCCGGACCGTGACCTCCTTGCCGTTCTTGACCAGGGCGGGCAGGTCGAACATCTCGTTGACCAGGACCGTCCCGGCGGGGATCTCGCGCTTGACCACGGCGCCCGCCAGGGGGGCGAGCGCGGCGGCGGGCGACCCCATCACCGTCTCGAGGCTGCGACGATCGGCGCGGCCCAGGGACGGATTGAAGAGCTGGCCGCGGTGCAAGGCCTCGGTCGAGACCCACACGTCCTGCCATACCTTGATCTCGACGCGCGGGTACACGGTCTTGAGCTTTTTGCCGTTGATTTCGATCGCGATCGGCACCGCCGTCCGGCCCAAGAGGCGCGGCACCCCCACGATCGAGAAGCTCGCGGCCCCATCCGGCAGGGGTTTGCTGCCCAACAGCGACACCAGGCTCGGCCCGTTCCAGCGGACCTCGACCCGTTTGCGCTCCACCTGCTGGCGCTGCGCGACCTGCTCGGTGAGGAAGTCGAGCACGTCCGCCTCGCGGACCGGTGCCGCCCAGGCGGCAGCCGGCAGCATGCAACCGACGGCGACGACGGTTGCGGCGAGGCGGGGCAGGAGCGCGACGAAACGGGCCAAGAGACCTCCTTAAAGGTTACCGCTGGAGCTGGTTGGCGGTCTCCATCATCTTGTCGGAGACGGTGATGGCCTTCGAGGACGTGTCGTACGCCTTCTGGGTCGCGATCATCATGACCATCTCGCGCACCAGCTCCACGTTCGAGGCCTCGAGAGCACCCTGACGCAATCCACCGAACCCGTCAATGGCCGGCTGCCCTTGCCGGGCCGGTCCCGAGGCCGAGGTCTCGACCATCAGGTTGTTACCGATGGCCTGGAGGCCTGCCGGGTTGATGAACTGGGTCAGCTGGATCTGGCCGATGATCTGCTGCTCGGTGCCGTTGGGCGGGGTCCCGAAGACCGTGCCGTCCTTGCGGATGTAGAGGTTGGAGGTGCCCGGGGCGATGGTGATGGGGGGCTCCAGGGGCTGACCGGTCGAGGTCACCAGGCGCCCGGTGGCATCCAGCTTGAAGGAGCCGTCGCGGGTGTAGGCCACCTGCCCGTTGATCTGGGTAACGCCGAAGAAGCCGTCGCCGTCGATGGCGATGTCGAGGGGGTTGTTGGTGACCTGGAGGTTGCCCTGGTCGTAGAGCTTGGTCACCGCCACCGGTCGAACGCCGAGGCCGATCTGGACGCCGGCGTTGTCGGTGCCGGGCTGGTTGATGGTCTGGTAGAGCAGGTCCTGGAAGTCGACGGCCGAGCGCTTGTAGGACGTGGTGTTCACGTTCGACAGGTTGTTGGCGATGACGTCGATTCGCATCTGCTGCGCCTGCATGCCGGTCGCTGCGGTCCAAATGCCGTGGATCATGGCGGGCTCCTTTCCGCTTGGTTACGAGATGCGGCCGAGGTCGTTGGCGGCCTTCTGGAGGATCTGGTCGTGGGCGCTGATGACCTTCTGGCCGAAGCCGTAGGCCCGGTTGGCGGTCATCATCGAGACCATCTCGGTGACGACGTTGACGTTGGAGTGCTCGAGGAAGCCCTGCTTGATCGAAACGTTGGTCGAAGGGGGCAGGCCCGGAGGGGCGAGGGGGAACTGGGTCTCGAGCGCGATCTTGGGGGGCTCGACCACCATCAGCTGGCCCACCGGCTGCTCACCCACCGAGATCCGGCCGTCCTCGGCGATCTGCATGGTGTGCAGGTCGCCGGTGAGCAGGATCGGGCGGCGATCGGTGCCGAGCACCAGGTCGCCCGAGCGGGTGGTGAGGCGGCTGTTGGTATCGAGCTGGAAGTCCCCGTCGCGGGTGACCTTCTCGACCCCGTCGGCGCCGCGGGTGAGGAAGTAGCCGGAGCTTGCGATCGCCACGTTGAAGCGATTCTTGGTCTGGACCAGGTTGCCCGGGGTCTCGTAGCGGGCGATGCCGTCGGCCTTGATCCCGGTGCCGATGACGTTGTCGGTGCCCGGGGCCTGGTCGGTGAACTGGACCAGCAGGTCCCCGAACGAGGAGCCGACGAGCTCCTTGCGCTTGTAGCCGTTGGTCTCGACGTTGGCGAGGTTGTTGGCGATGGTGTTGACCTGCTGCATCTGGAACATCATGCCGGTCGCAGCCGAGTAGATTCCTCTGAGCATGGGCTACCTCCTCTGGATCTGCTTGCGCTTCTCGGCCACGTCGTCCATCTGGTAGATGTAGGTCAACATCTCCGAGATGGCGGGCATCAGCTCGGCGGGTACGGCCTGCTGGACGGCGAGGCCTTGGATGATGTCCGCGACGGCGGGGTGGGTGGGCTTCAGCTCGCCCGTCGCCGGCGCCTGGGGGCCGGTCTTGGCGGGGAGCTTCTTCAGGCGCTTGCGCTCTTGTTCGGCCATGCTAGATCACCCCGATGGCGCGGCCGAGCTTGCGCAGGTCGCGTCGCTTGGGCAGCAGGACGCTGGTCGCGCGCTCCTGGCCGGTGGGCAGGCACATGATGGTGGCCACCTGGTAGGGCGTGCGGAAGGTGAGCCGGTGGCGCAGATCGGGCAGGCCCCGTTCGAGGAACTGCTTGGTCGGGGTGTCCTGGACCTCGAGCTTGACGGTCAGGTGCCCCCGGACGGTGGTGAAGCTGATGGTCATGCGGCCCAGGTTGCGGGTCTCGACCGCGAGGGTGACCTGGGCGAAGCCTGCCGCCTGGAAGCTAGGGTTGTCCTCGGTCTCGACCAGGAGCTCGCCCGGCATGGGCTGCTGGTCGCGCCACTGGTAGAAGGGCACGTAGACCGCGGTCTGAGGATCCTTTACCAGCATCTTCTGGGCGTGGAGCAGATCCTTGAGCTGCGCGAGTTCGTTGATGAGCTCGCTGGGGACCTTGGCGGGGTCGAGGTTCGAGAGCATCCGGGAGAGCTGCTGCTTGAGCTGCTGGAACTGCGCGAGATCGGCGCCCAGCTGCTCGGGGCCGGTGCCGAGTTTCCAGAAGGCGTTGAGCTGAGCCCGGATCTCCTGGAGTTGAGGGTTGAGGGTCTCCTGGTTCTTGAGGGCCATGGTGAGCTGCGCGAGCAGGTGGCTCATGGGGCCGCCGTTGAGCAGCTGGGTCATGGCCGCGACGTTCTGGGGACCGGCCTCGATGCCCTGGGTGAAGAGGGCGAGAAGGGCCTCCAGCTCGACCAGCGAGGCGCTGCCCATCCCCTGCCACATCTGGCGGAAGTGGTTGAGGGCGTCGGCGCTGAGCGGGATGCCGTAGCGGAGCATCTGCTGAGCGAGGCGCAGGTTGACGGGATTGGGGGCGATGCCCTGCTGCGCGAGGCGCGCGGCGATCGAGGCGTCGTTGTGGTAGCCGAAGAACTGGGGGCCTGCGGGGCGCTCTTTGGCGGCCTGCTCCAGGCTGGGGGCGGTGGGGCCCGTGACGCGCGGCGCGCTCTGGGCACCGCCCTGCGAGCCGGTGCGGATGTCCGGGTTTGGATTTAAGTTGCGACCGATGTTGATCCCGGCCATGTTCCCCGTCCTGGCCGCTGTGGGCGGCGTGATGATCCTGCCACCGACGCTAGCATGCTATACCCGCGCCATGCTGTGACAAAACACCCGGCCGTTTCCAGCAAAAACGCCGCGCCCCAAGGGGCACGGCGTCGAAAGGGTTCGGGAAAGGGCTAGGCGATGGACGCCAGCTCGGCGGTCGGGGCCATGGTGATGGTCACTCGCAGCTCACGCTGGAGATCGGCCGGGGGGTTCGAGAAGAACTGGCTCTGGCAGCGATGAGAGCAGAAGTGATAGCGCTGACCCCGATACATCACCGGGCCCACGGCATCGCTCAGATCGAGCGTGCAGCCGCAGATGGGGTCGAACGAAGAAACGTGCGTCATTGCAATTCCTTCCTGTGTTTGAGGGCCCGATCGAGCGGGCCTGCGCGCTGTAAAAGCTGGCCGTGACCAACCGCTCTTTAATTATAGCAAGCCGGCTCATGTTTCTGAAGCAAGTTTGAAGATCTTTCTGCTGCTCGTGTGATTTTTTTTTGCCAGTGGGTTTAAATGTGGAAGCAACCGGGATCGCCTGGTTCAGGTTTCCGGGTGAAGTGCCCCTCGGGGTCACGTTTTTCGAAGCTCTCTCTTTCTCTCTCGAACGGAGGATTGAATGGTCCGCAACACCTCGAAGCAGGCAGGCTTCACCCTTATCGAACTGCTGGTAGTCGTCGTCATCATCGGCATCCTCGCCTCGGTCGCGATCCCCAACTTCATGGGCGCCCAGGACAAGGCGAAGAACTCGGGCGTTCAGGCGAATGCCGCCAACATCCAGTCGGCCCTTGAGCAGTATTCCGTCGACTTCGCCGGCCAGTACCCCCCTACCCTCACGGACAACACCTTCATGGGGGCGGGTACCGGCTACATCACGGCCTTCCCGCGGACGCCCTGGAACACCCTGCAGGCGGCTAACATCGCCGGTGGGGCAGGAAACGTCGCCGGAGCGGGTAGCAACCCCGACGTGGCGCTCGGCGCCGGTAACAACCCGACGCTTTACAACGCGGCCGGTAACAACCTCGTTCCTACGACGAATCAGCAATTCGGCGCCCTCATGTACAACCGGAGCGGCCAGGCTCAGGACAACTACTCGGTCCAGGGCGCTGGTAAGCGCGGCGCTGCTTCGATCTGCGTCATCAACAAGAGGAACTTCTAGGAAGCCGCGCTTCCTGGGGGAATTTCAAACAGGAGGGGGCCGGGATTCCGGCCCCCTCCTGTTTATTGCTCTCTTCTCGTGGTATACATCGAGCGGTAAATCGCAATGCTACAGGAGCCTCTCTCTGTCATGAGTCAGATCGCTGTTGATATTCAGAATCTCGGCAAAGTCTACTCGCCGCAGCTTGGCCAGTCGGCCAAGACGGCCCTCGAGGGCGTGACGCTCCAGGTCACGCGGGGCGAGACGTTTGGCCTGCTCGGGCCTAACGGGGCGGGCAAGA encodes:
- the flgG gene encoding flagellar basal-body rod protein FlgG, translating into MIHGIWTAATGMQAQQMRIDVIANNLSNVNTTSYKRSAVDFQDLLYQTINQPGTDNAGVQIGLGVRPVAVTKLYDQGNLQVTNNPLDIAIDGDGFFGVTQINGQVAYTRDGSFKLDATGRLVTSTGQPLEPPITIAPGTSNLYIRKDGTVFGTPPNGTEQQIIGQIQLTQFINPAGLQAIGNNLMVETSASGPARQGQPAIDGFGGLRQGALEASNVELVREMVMMIATQKAYDTSSKAITVSDKMMETANQLQR
- a CDS encoding flagellar basal body P-ring protein FlgI, with the protein product MRKILALFLAIALPLGLSAPSDAQALRGGTPLRLKDIASIQGATDNQLQGMGLVIGLNQSGDTVSTGFTDRVLKNFIMNSGVYIPQERIRVKNVAVVAVRANLPPFVKPGQKIDVTVASIGDAKSLADGVLIGAELRGPDGKVYVTAEGALSTGGFGVEANGSQVRKNQTLVARIPNGGIVQREVPVTMLDANGFMFVNLAQPDFVTASRVASTITKSQLGMAQAVDAGTVRVYVNTSYRDNLVDLIARIEQVSVLPDAIAKVVIDERSGTVILGSGVRIGAVAVSHGNLIVRVDTKQTVSQPNALSGGGTAVTTESTITADEQKAKSVVFESGTTLGQLVRALNALGTTPRDMISIMQAVKAAGALNAQLEII
- a CDS encoding flagellar hook-basal body protein, with product MLRGIYSAATGMMFQMQQVNTIANNLANVETNGYKRKELVGSSFGDLLVQFTDQAPGTDNVIGTGIKADGIARYETPGNLVQTKNRFNVAIASSGYFLTRGADGVEKVTRDGDFQLDTNSRLTTRSGDLVLGTDRRPILLTGDLHTMQIAEDGRISVGEQPVGQLMVVEPPKIALETQFPLAPPGLPPSTNVSIKQGFLEHSNVNVVTEMVSMMTANRAYGFGQKVISAHDQILQKAANDLGRIS
- a CDS encoding rod-binding protein — protein: MDINGLPQPPRLPFGPISGLTSEGRLPSAPVEVQQKEKREAAESFASYLYAQVFSQMRPEDSGEEGGLFSGEQAGMFMDFFDQALGKHYATSGGNALVEQLVAQLTRQQGQSAQE
- the flgB gene encoding flagellar basal body rod protein FlgB, translating into MISREVRGLERAMDGFAARFAAQANNIANINTPQYARQDVRFEDALISAIDSEPSPGVAEAQDPFTNLFGSAARPTDDMLETFKPSTTATKGQGMRRDGNGVSLEHEMSQLVQSVEKYNTLATQIATQYRTFKFITDQK
- the flgA gene encoding flagellar basal body P-ring formation protein FlgA, which translates into the protein MARFVALLPRLAATVVAVGCMLPAAAWAAPVREADVLDFLTEQVAQRQQVERKRVEVRWNGPSLVSLLGSKPLPDGAASFSIVGVPRLLGRTAVPIAIEINGKKLKTVYPRVEIKVWQDVWVSTEALHRGQLFNPSLGRADRRSLETVMGSPAAALAPLAGAVVKREIPAGTVLVNEMFDLPALVKNGKEVTVRLVSGELVIVTRGQAVADGAMGQLVRVYNPDSRKDYVARVTGIDEVEVRLEEGPSGQN
- the fliE gene encoding flagellar hook-basal body complex protein FliE; translation: MLVNQNFMPGLNRSTPGIGAGFPEFPSLDFSIDTNPEFGDATIDGFGQKTDATNGRSFADFLTEAVDGVSAQDQKAVDTGLDFALGRKDVDAHQVMIEQAKAEAQLHLMSAVTNKVASSYQTLMNMQI
- the flgC gene encoding flagellar basal body rod protein FlgC, producing the protein MSLHKVFDTGASAMTANRFWLEAISNNMANANVTRTAEGGPYQRQIPVFQQILDEETGMGKGVQVAGTVRDATPGELVYKPGHPDADANGFVRMPNVNIVTEMVDMITVQRAFDANVTAFNAGKNMHQKALEIGR
- a CDS encoding YHS domain-containing protein, whose protein sequence is MTHVSSFDPICGCTLDLSDAVGPVMYRGQRYHFCSHRCQSQFFSNPPADLQRELRVTITMAPTAELASIA
- a CDS encoding flagellar basal body L-ring protein FlgH, with the translated sequence MRRMVLALMAALLLAPGVSAPALADSLYTEDAGGFLTDRLGDRRSTLGPGALVTVLVTENMIASSGATTKASKQGRTQASWDFGSLLPRATKSSFDLNGRNEFQGDGVTKRADTVTLLVAATIQEILPDGSLRLAGEKRLRVNDEESTVVISGTVRPYDIDGANQIQSTKVANLQVDFRGTGSASAKATPGILSRLFNWLF
- a CDS encoding sigma-70 family RNA polymerase sigma factor, with amino-acid sequence MLKKPASLEGKRSLDNAAIKQYMPMVRAIARRISTKLPRHYDMEDLVSDGVMGLMAAAERFDPERGVKFETFATYYIKGAILDNLPKLPTVPKSQRVQAAMAQAEEEAILNDGEQAESDATVLVNQIQQLTYSYILSLDAPQGSDGEESFSLLNQLGAADTIQHDMELEELQQLLRLTIEQLPVQERTTLRCYYFQKMSFNEIGQKLGLSESWVSRIHRRALEQLRQKLGKKKSLDDFISW
- a CDS encoding prepilin-type N-terminal cleavage/methylation domain-containing protein, which produces MVRNTSKQAGFTLIELLVVVVIIGILASVAIPNFMGAQDKAKNSGVQANAANIQSALEQYSVDFAGQYPPTLTDNTFMGAGTGYITAFPRTPWNTLQAANIAGGAGNVAGAGSNPDVALGAGNNPTLYNAAGNNLVPTTNQQFGALMYNRSGQAQDNYSVQGAGKRGAASICVINKRNF
- a CDS encoding flagellar hook-length control protein FliK, which translates into the protein MAGINIGRNLNPNPDIRTGSQGGAQSAPRVTGPTAPSLEQAAKERPAGPQFFGYHNDASIAARLAQQGIAPNPVNLRLAQQMLRYGIPLSADALNHFRQMWQGMGSASLVELEALLALFTQGIEAGPQNVAAMTQLLNGGPMSHLLAQLTMALKNQETLNPQLQEIRAQLNAFWKLGTGPEQLGADLAQFQQLKQQLSRMLSNLDPAKVPSELINELAQLKDLLHAQKMLVKDPQTAVYVPFYQWRDQQPMPGELLVETEDNPSFQAAGFAQVTLAVETRNLGRMTISFTTVRGHLTVKLEVQDTPTKQFLERGLPDLRHRLTFRTPYQVATIMCLPTGQERATSVLLPKRRDLRKLGRAIGVI